Proteins from a genomic interval of Spea bombifrons isolate aSpeBom1 chromosome 4, aSpeBom1.2.pri, whole genome shotgun sequence:
- the KDM5A gene encoding lysine-specific demethylase 5A isoform X2: MAAYSEFVPPPECPVFEPTWEEFSDPLGFIGRIRPIAERSGICKIRPPKDWQPPFACDVKNFTFTPRVQRLNELEAMTRVKLDFLDQLAKFWELQGSTLRIPVVDRKLLDVYALSKVVSSEGGFEVVSKEKKWSRVATRMGYMPGKGTGSLLKTHYDRILYPYELFQSGVSLMGIQKPSLKAEEKVEVTEPSEDHRGSAERLKTSVPLKRSARIKSETEPLEIGKPPEAKKMRVFGSAPRVIGVENNVKDKGDEVYKKRKNSKLEAFGMQMRQRKGALSVNFVDLYICLFCGRGDSEDKLLLCDGCDDSYHTFCLIPPLPEVPKGDWRCPKCVAEECRKPREAFGFEQAVREYTLQGFGEMADHFKSDYFNMPVHMVPTELVEKEFWRLVSTIEEDVIVEYGADISSRDFGSGFPVLDGRRKLITDEEEYAQCGWNLNNMPVLEQSVLAHINVDISGMKVPWLYVGMCFSSFCWHIEDHWSYSINYLHWGEPKTWYGVPSFAAEHLEDVMRKLAPELFENQPDLLHQLVTIMNPNILMDHGVPVYRTNQCAGEFVVTFPRAYHSGFNQGYNFAEAVNFCTADWLPLGRQCVSHYRRLKRHCVFSHEELIFKMATDPECLDVGLADAVCKEMTIMIEEEAQMREAVKQLGVHQSEEEAFELVPDDERQCSSCRTTCFLSALTCSCSADRLVCLYHPEDLCSCPMQNKCLRYRYSLEDLPALLHGVKLRAQSYDIWVSRVTEALTASLNHKKDIIELKVMLEDAEDRKFPENELYRRLRDAVKEADTCASVAQLLLNKKQKHNKLSQECGKTRTKLTMEELKAFVHQLFSLPCIVTQARQVKNLLDDVEEFHERAQEAMSDEIPDSTKLQALIDLGSGLYVELPELPRLKQELQQARWLDEVRQTLAEPHKVTLEVMKKLIDSGVGLAPHHAVEKAMAELQELLTVSERWEEKAKICLQARPQHSMSSLESILMEAKNIQAYLPNVFALKEALQKAKDWTFKVETIQSGNQYAYLEQLESLLGKGRPIPVRLDALPQLESQVAAARAWRERTARTFLKKNSSYTLLQVLSPRTDIGVYGSSRNKKRKAKELMEERDLDLDSMSEFEESMEEPRDTASVVALFKDLEHKEVDSMRSLRAANLAKMTMVERIEEVRFCVCRKAASGFMLQCELCKDWFHSTCVPLPKTSTQKKGSSWQSKDVKFLCTQCMRSRRPRLETILSLLVSLQKLPVRLPEGEALQCLTERAMSWQDRARQALATNELSCALAKLSVLSQRMVEQAAREKTEKIINAELQKAAANPDLQGHLPIFQQSSFSRGMSSLAPSPQMPLDYDDEETDSDEDIRETYGYDIKDSGSVKSSSSLEPNLFCDEEIPIKSEEVVSHMWTTSAFCAEHAYSSASKSCVQGTPRKQPRKTPLVPRSLEPPVLELSTAAKCQLEELMMLGDLLEVSLDETQHIWRILQATHLPSEERFLHVMEDDSLDEKPPKLKSRDSSEKKRKRKLERAEHMLGEGKQRSKEMKKMDKTKKKKLKLGHEKAKELSKLAKRLAKEEERKRKKEKAAAAKIEMSKEITEKREKKILDIPSKYDWSGAEDSDDENAVCAAQNCQRPCKDKVDWVQCDGGCDEWFHQVCVGVSSEMAENEDYICTNCSRKRVQGPCSPCPPCPSTLTFSPVFPLPPIEVKQEIS; the protein is encoded by the exons ATGGCCGCCTACAGTGAATTCGTGCCCCCTCCCGAGTGCCCGGTGTTCGAACCCACCTGGGAGGAATTCTCTGACCCCTTGGGCTTTATCGGACGCATCCGCCCCATCGCCGAAAGATCGGGGATATGCAAAATCCGCCCTCCAAAG GATTGGCAGCCGCCGTTCGCCTGCGATGTGAAAAACTTCACTTTCACCCCTAGGGTCCAGCGTCTCAACGAACTGGAG GCGATGACCAGGGTGAAGCTGGACTTCTTGGACCAGCTGGCAAAGTTTTGGGAGCTGCAGGGTTCCACGCTCAGGATCCCGGTGGTGGATCGCAAGCTCCTCGACGTGTACGCCCTGAGTAAG GTGGTTTCCAGCGAAGGAGGATTTGAAGTTGTGAGCAAAGAGAAGAAGTGGTCCAGGGTGGCCACACGGATGGGGTACATGCCAGGGAAAGGCACAGGTTCCTTGCTGAAGACGCACTACGATCGCATTCTCTACCCCTATGAGCTCTTCCAGTCCGGCGTTAGCCTCATG GGCATTCAGAAGCCAAGTTTAAAAGCGGAGGAGAAGGTGGAAGTGACAGAGCCGAGCGAAGATCACAGAGGATCTGCCGAGAGGCTGAAGACAAGCGTCCCATTAAAGCGATCTGCACGCATTAAGTCTGAG ACGGAACCCCTCGAGATCGGCAAACCGCCGGAGGCCAAGAAAATGCGCGTTTTTGGATCGGCGCCGAGGGTGATTGGAGtagaaaacaatgttaaagaCAAAGGAG ATGAAGTCTACAAAAAGCGGAAAAATTCTAAATTGGAAGCTTTCGGGATGCAAATGCGACAGCGAAAAGGAGCCCTATCCGTCAACTTT GTTGACCTATACATCTGTCTGTTCTGCGGCCGCGGGGACAGCGAAGACAAGCTGCTGCTTTGTGACGGTTGCGACGACAGCTACCACACGTTCTGCCTAATACCACCTCTGCCCGAGGTGCCCAAGGGAGACTGGAGATGCCCCAAATGTGTGGCAGAG GAATGCCGGAAGCCCCGGGAAGCTTTCGGATTTGAGCAGGCGGTGAGGGAATATACTCTGCAGGGCTTTGGAGAGATGGCCGACCACTTTAAGTCTGACTACTTCAATATGCCTGTACAC ATGGTACCCACTGAGCTGGTGGAGAAGGAATTCTGGCGTTTGGTGAGCACGATAGAGGAAGACGTGATCGTGGAGTACGGCGCGGACATCTCTTCCCGGGACTTTGGCAGCGGGTTTCCGGTGCTCGATGGCCGGAGAAAGCTGATAACGGATGAAGAG GAATACGCTCAGTGTGGCTGGAACCTCAATAACATGCCAGTGCTAGAGCAATCTGTACTCGCTCACATCAACGTGGACATCTCTGGTATGAAGGTCCCCTGGCTGTACGTGGGCATGTGCTTCTCCTCCTTCTGCTGGCACATTGAAGACCACTGGAGCTACTCCATCAACTACCTGCACTG GGGAGAGCCTAAGACGTGGTATGGTGTCCCGTCCTTTGCTGCTGAACATCTGGAGGACGTGATGAGAAAGCTGGCTCCGGAGCTGTTTGAGAACCAGCCAGACCTCTTGCACCAACTCGTGACCATCATGAACCCCAACATTCTAATGGATCATGGCGTTCCT GTGTACAGGACCAATCAGTGCGCGGGAGAGTTTGTGGTTACGTTCCCTCGTGCGTACCACTCCGGCTTCAATCAGGGTTACAACTTTGCGGAGGCTGTGAATTTCTGCACTGCAGACTGG CTGCCCCTTGGACGTCAGTGTGTGAGCCATTACCGCAGACTTAAGCGGCACTGCGTCTTCTCCCACGAGGAGCTTATCTTCAAGATGGCAACCGATCCCGAGTGCCTGGATGTTGGACTGGCCGATGCGGTGTGCAAAGAGATGACTATCATGATCGAGGAGGAGGCTCAAATGCGGGAGGCTGTTAAACAACTG GGTGTCCACCAGTCCGAAGAAGAGGCATTTGAATTGGTTCCTGATGACGAGAGGCAATGTTCTTCGTGCCGCACCACCTGCTTCCTCTCGGCCCTTACTTGTTCCTGCAGCGCTGACCGCCTTGTGTGTTTATACCATCCAGAGGACCTCTGCTCCTGCCCCATGCAAAATAAATGTCTCAG GTACCGTTACTCATTGGAGGACCTTCCCGCGCTCCTTCATGGAGTCAAATTACGGGCACAATCATACGACATATGGGTCAGCCGGGTCACCGAAGCGCTGACCGCCAGCCTCAATCATAAAAAAG ATATCATCGAGCTGAAAGTTATGCTAGAGGACGCAGAAGATCGTAAGTTCCCGGAGAATGAATTATACCGCCGGCTTCGAGATGCTGTTAAAGAGGCGGATACATGCGCATCGGTCGCTCAGCTGCTACTCAACAAGAAACAGAAGCACAA CAAGCTCAGCCAAGAATGTGGCAAGACTCGCACCAAACTCACCATGGAGGAACTAAAAGCCTTCGTGCATCAGCTGTTCAGCTTACCCTGCATTGTTACTCAAGCCCGGCAGGTTAAG AATCTGCTGGATGACGTGGAGGAATTTCACGAACGTGCTCAGGAAGCCATGAGCGATGAGATCCCAGACTCCACCAAGTTACAAGCCTTGATAGACCTCGGCTCCGGCTTGTACGTGGAGCTCCCAGAATTGCCACGGTTGAAGCAGGAGCTGCAGCAGGCGCGGTGGCTGGACGAAGTACGTCAGACGCTGGCTGAGCCTCATAAAGTCACCTTGGAGGTCATGAAGAAGCTGATTGACTCTGGCGTTGGTCTGGCTCCTCATCATGCTGTGGAGAAAGCCATGGCGGAGCTCCAGGAGCTGCTCACCGTCTCTGAGAGATGGGaggaaaaagcaaaaatatgtCTGCAGGCCAG GCCGCAGCACAGCATGTCCAGCCTCGAAAGCATCTTAATGGAGGCCAAGAACATCCAGGCGTACCTTCCGAATGTGTTCGCTCTGAAGGAGGCGCTTCAAAAAGCCAAGGATTGGACTTTCAAAGTAGAGACCATCCAG AGCGGGAACCAGTACGCCTATCTGGAACAGCTGGAGAGCTTGCTTGGGAAAGGCAGACCCATCCCTGTCCGCCTGGACGCTCTCCCGCAGCTGGAGTCTCAGGTAGCGGCCGCTCGAGCTTGGAGGGAACGTACGGCTAGGACTTTCCTGAAGAAGAACTCCagctacactctgctacag GTGTTGAGTCCACGGACGGATATTGGCGTGTACGGGAGCAGTCGGAACAAAAAGAGGAAAGCCAAGGAGCTAATGGAGGAGAGGGATTTGGATTTGGATTCTATGAGCGAATTTGAAGAGTCGATGGAGGAGCCGAGAGACACGGCTTCAGTG GTTGCATTATTCAAGGACCTTGAGCACAAAGAAGTGGATTCCATGCGTTCGTTGCGAGCAGCTAACCTGGCGAAGATGACCATGGTGGAGCGCATAGAGGAGGTGCGATTCTGCGTGTGCCGCAAGGCGGCCAGCGGCTTCATGCTGCAGTGCGAACTGTGCAAAGACTGGTTTCACAGCACGTGCGTCCCCCTGCCTAAAACCAGCACCCAGAAGAAGGGCTCCAGCTGGCAGTCGAAGGATGTCAAATTCCTATGCACACAATGCATGCGTTCCCGCCGGCCTCGCCTGGAAACCATCCTGTCGCTCCTGGTATCCCTACAGAAGCTGCCGGTGCGGCTGCCGGAGGGAGAGGCTCTCCAGTGTTTGACGGAACGGGCCATGAGCTGGCAGGACAGAGCGCGTCAGGCTCTGGCCACCAACGAACTGTCTTGTGCCCTGGCAAAGCTGTCTGTACTGAGCCAGCGCATGGTGGAGCAGGCTGCTCGAGAGAAGACGGAGAAGATCATCAACGCAGAGCTGCAGAAAGCAGCGGCAAACCCGGACTTGCAG GGTCACCTCCCCATCTTCCAGCAAAGCTCCTTTAGCCGAGGCATGTCAAGCTTGGCTCCATCTCCGCAGATGCCTTTGGATTATGACGACGAGGAGACGGATTCAGACGAGGATATTCGAGAAACATACGGCTATGATATAAAG GACAGCGGGAGCGTTAAGTCTTCGAGCAGCCTTGAACCGAACCTATTTTGTGACGAAGAGATCCCTATCAAGTCGGAAGAAGTGGTGAGCCACATGTGGACGACGTCCGCGTTCTGCGCTGAACATGCGTATTCGTCGGCTTCCAAAAGCTGTGTACAAG GAACCCCCCGAAAGCAGCCCCGCAAAACACCTCTGGTGCCTCGCAGCTTGGAACCTCCTGTTTTGGAGCTGTCCACCGCGGCTAAGTGCCAGCTGGAGGAGCTTATGATGTTGGGAGACCTTTTGGAAGTGTCACTTGATGAGACGCAACACATCTGGAGAATCCTGCAGGCCACCCACCTACCCTCGGAGGAAAGGTTCCTGCATGTCATGGAG GACGACAGTCTCGACGAAAAACCGCCAAAGCTGAAAAGCCGCGATTCTTCCGAGAAAAAGCGCAAGCGGAAGCTGGAGCGAGCGGAGCATATGCTGGGTGAGGGCAAGCAGAGATCCAAGGAGATGAAGAAAATGGACAAGACCAAAAAGAAGAAGCTGAAGCTGGGGCACGAGAAGGCCAAGGAGCTGAGCAAGCTGGCCAAGCGGCTGGCCAAGGAGGAGGAGCGCAAGAGGAAAAAGGAGAAGGCCGCGGCAGCCAAGATCGAAATGAGCAAAGAGATCacggagaagagagagaagaagatcCTCGACATCCCTTCCAAATACGATTGGTCGGGGGCCGAAGATTCGGATGACGAGAACGCCGTGTGCGCCGCGCAGAATTGTCAGCGGCCTTGCAAGGACAAA GTTGACTGGGTGCAGTGCGACGGTGGCTGCGACGAGTGGTTCCACCAGGTCTGCGTCGGCGTCTCCTCCGAAATGGCCGAGAACGAGGACTACATCTGCACGAACTGTAGCAGGAAAAGAGTACAGGGTCCGTGTTCGCCGTGCCCTCCGTGTCCATCCACGTTGACTTTCTCTCCAGTTTTTCCCCTGCCTCCCATCGAGGTGAAGCAGGAAATCAGCTAG